From the Candidatus Nanopelagicus hibericus genome, the window AAACCCACCGCCAAATCCATTTCCGCCAATATCGTAATTTTGCCGTTTATCTGGATCGCTCAGCACTTCATAGGCAGCAGTTATCTCTTTGAACTTATCCGCCATTTTTGGATCAGGATTAACATCAGGATGATAATTGCGAGCTAATTTTCGATAAGCTTTTTTGATCTCATCAAAGCTGGCATCTCTATCTACACCAAGAGTTTCGTAAAGATCAGCCATTATCTACTTATTCTCCGTCAAGAAACTGCCAACATAATTAGCCACAGCATTCACCGCCGAGATTGAGGCGGCATAATCCATGCGAGTTGGTCCTAAAATTCCAAGTGCCCCGATATCGGCGTAACCAACCTTTACCAGACTGGTTTTGCGTAGACTTTTTTCACTTTGTTCATCACCTATCTGCACTTTCACTGATGAGTCAGCACCAGATAGCAGTCTTAACAAAACGACCTGCTCCTCTAAGGCCTCCAAGATTGGATGAATGCTATTTGATAAATCTTGATTAGATCTGGCCAAGTTTGATGCTCCTGCAAGAACTACTCTCTCCTCTGGGTGTTCAATTGCCATTTCAATCAGCGTTGCAATAATAATCACTACATTGGATTTATCATTTCCACGGTAAGTTGCTGAAAAATTTTCCAGCCGGCTGGCAACATTTGATAGCGATTGTTTAGCAATCAATAAATTCACTTTTTTATGAAGATCTGCAAGACCATTTTCAGTAATTTCAAAGACTAATTCCACCATTTTCTGTTCTACTCGCCCAGTATCAGTTATCAATACGATCATTACTCGATTGGAATTGAGTAGTACTAACTCGATATGGCGGACATTTGCTTTGATCAACGATGGGTACTGAACTACTGCAACCTGTTTAGTCACTTGCGCTAGCAAGCGAACAGTTCTGGAAATCACATCATCTAAATCAGTTGCGCCATCTAGGAAATTTTCGATTGCCTTACGTTCTGCGATCGATAATGGTTTTACTCCAGCAAGTTGATCAACAAATACTCGATACCCTTTATTTGTTGGGATTCGACCGGCACTAGTGTGTGGTTGCGTTATTAATCCAGATTCCTCCAAAACTGCCATTTCGTTTCGTATTGTTGCAGGCGAAACTCCCAAGCCAGAGCGAGCGGCTAAAGTTTTTGAGCCAACCGGCTCTTCAGTTGCCACATACTCATCAACAATTGCTTTCAGGATCTCAAGTTGCCGACCAGGCATCGTCTTGCTCATATGCCAACGCTACTACAACAGGATTTTACGCAGAATTCGGTCGGCGATTAGCCGGCCATCTACGGTCAGGGTTGCTCGGCCATCATTCCAATTTGATTGATCCAAATGACCACTTCCTACATACTCTGATAATTCAAAAATCTGTTGCTCACTCAAAGTTTTTTTAGCCACACCAGTAGGCAGTCTTATTGAAAGCATCAATCGTTCACTTTCGATCTGAGATTGTGCTAAAAATTCTGAACCAGCGATTGGTGATTGATCTGATTGAAGTTTCTCTCTGTATAAATTCGGGTGCTTTACATTCCAAAATCTCTTGCCATTTAAATGTGAATGCGCACCAGGACCTGCACCCCACCAGTTATCACCCGACCAATAAGCTAAATTATGTTTACTTGCTGAATTCGGTTTAGCCCAATTGCTCAACTCATACCAATTAAAACCAGCAGCCGTAAATGCGCGATCAGCAATTAGATATTTCTCAGCAGCTAAATCATCATCGACTGGTTGAACCTGTCCTCGCTTAATTTGCCCAGCCAACTTAGTACCTTCTTCGATAATTAAAGCGTAGGCAGATATATGGGTAATTGGTAGGGAGAGTGCTGAATCAATTGAAGTTTGCCAATCGCAGATGCTCTCCCCTGGTGTGCCGTAAATTAAATCGACTGAGATCTCCTTAAAGCCAATTTGCTGTGCCCAAGTTGTTACCTGTAACAAATTATCTGGATTATGAGTTCTATCTAAGGTTTCTAGCACATGTTTAACTGCAGATTGCATACCAAATGAAACCCTATTTACTCCTACCTCTTTGAATTGAGCGAGGGATTCTTTACTCACAGTATCTGGATTACATTCCATAGTAATTTCGGCATCTAATGATAAATTGAACTCTGATTTAATTGCTGAAATCACTCGGCCAATATCACTTGCCTGCATAAGAGATGGAGTTCCGCCACCAAAAAAGATTGAAGGCACAACAGTATTTTCAACAACTTGAGCTCTTGCTAGCCTGATTTCTTTTATTAAAAGATCAATATAGGAATTGGAAACTTCAGCTAATCCAGTAGATATTTGTAATTCTCCTGGCGTATAAGTATTAAAGTCGCAGTACCCACACCGTTTAATGCAGTATGGGATGTGAATATAAAAGGCAAGATTCACTTATTTCTTCTTCTCACTCACTTTATCTGAATCAGTTGTAAGAGCGGCGATGAAGGCCTCCTGCGGTACTTCCACTCGCCCAACCATTTTCATTCTCTTCTTACCCTCTTTTTGCTTTTCGAGAAGCTTGCGTTTTCTAGTTATATCTCCGCCGTAACACTTTGCCAATACATCCTTACGAATTGCTCTGATATTTTCACGAGCAATGATTTTCGCACCGATTGCCGCCTGAATAGGAACCTCAAATTGTTGACGTGGTATTAATTCCTTTAATTTTTCAGTCATTTTTACACCATATGAATAGGCTTTATCGCGATGCACAATCTGAGAAAATGCATCCACTTTTTCTCCTTGCAGCAGGATATCTACCTTCACTAAATCACCAGGCTCTTCGCCAATTGGTTCATAATCTAGTGAGGCATAACCCCTAGTTCTAGACTTTAGTTGATCAAAAAAATCAAAGACAATTTCTGCAAGTGGCAGGGTATAGCGAATTTCAATTCGATCCTCAGATAGGTAATCCATTCCTTTTTGAATACCTCTACGCTGTTGGCAAAGCTCCATGATCGTGCCAATAAACTCACTGGGTGCCAAGATTGTTGCTTTAACAATTGGCTCTTGCACCTCAGCAATTTTTCCATCTGGATACTCTGATGGATTAGTAACAACTAATCTTTTTCCATCCTCTAGAGTGAGGTTATAAACCACACTTGGGGCGGTTGAAATTAAAGTAAGGCCTGCCTCACGCTCTAATCTTTCACGCACGATCTCCATATGTAAAAGACCAAGGAAACCACACCTGAACCCAAAACCTAATGCAGCTGAAGATTCTGGTTCGAAAACAAGTGCTGCATCATTAAGTTGTAATTTATCTAACGCCTCTCGCAACATTGGGTATTCCGCACCATCTAGTGGAAATAGCCCTGAAAAAACCATAGGTTTTGGATCCTTATACCCCGCTAAAGCAACCTTTGCTGGATTGTTGTAAGTAGTAACTGTGTCGCCAACTCTTGATTGACGAACATCTTTAACCCCAGTTATTAAATAACCTACCTCTCCTACACCTAAGCCATTACTGGCAACCGGCTCGGGTGATATAACGCCCACCTCTAACATTTCATGGCGCACACCAGTTGAATACATTTGAATTTGATCCCTTGGTGAAAGGTGACCATCCATCACCCTTACATAGGTAACAACACCACGATACGAGTCATAAACTGAATCAAATATTAAGGCTCTAGTGGGTGCTTTAGCATCTCCTACGGGAGGTGGCAATTGCTTAACCACCTGGTCTAATAGTTCAACAACACCCTCGCCTGTTTTACCAGATACGCGTAAACAATCCTCTGGCTTGCAACCAATTAAATTTGCAAGTTCTATTGCAAACTTTTCTGGCCGGGCCGCTGGTAAATCAATCTTATTTAATACTGGGATAATCGTTAGATTATTCTCCATCGCTAAATAAAGATTAGCTAAGGTTTGGGCTTCGATTCCTTGTGCGCAATCAACTAATAAAATCGCACCTTCACATGCAGCCAGTGAGCGAGATACCTCGTAAGTGAAGTCCACATGGCCAGGAGTATCAATCATATTTAATATGTAATCTTTGCCATCAATGCCTGATCTCCACGGCAATCTAACCGCTTGGCTCTTTATAGTGATGCCCCGCTCGCGCTCAATATCCATGCGATCCAAATATTGTGCTCGCATATTGCGGTCTTCAACCACACCTGTTATGCCCAGCATTCGATCAGCCAAAGTTGATTTGCCATGATCAATATGAGCAATGATGCAGAAATTTCTTATTTGTTCAGGATTTGTAGCAGCAGGTTGAGGTGCCTTAGCAATCGAGATAGCAGGCATTTATGCCTTCGCAGTTTCTAGAAAATTAACGAACGCCAGCTTTGTTGGCTAATTTAGCCATAGCTGACTTTTTATTAGCTGCATTATTGGCATGAATAACACCTTTTGAAACAGCCATATCTAATGAACGAGATGCATCTTTAAATTCAGTTTTGATTTTTGCGGCATCACCAGATGAAACTGCATCGCGAAATCTACGTATTGCAGTGCGCAAAGCTGATCGATAAGCCTTATTGCGATCCTGCGCCTTGTTGTTGGTGCGAATACGTTTGATTTGAGACTTGATGTTTGCCACTGTTAATTACCTTTTCTCGTCAATTATATTAAATACACATTTAATAAGAACGGAAGGGTATCAGCGCAGGGCCATTACGCTCAAACTGAGCCTGATTACTTACTGCCTTTGGCAGCACAAACCGTCATTATCGCCCTCTCAAGGGCGTATTTTGGATCTGCCGCGGCACCTTTAATATCAGCGTCAGCACCTGCAATTGCTATCACCGCTCTTGCCATTGCATTCTCACTCCAACCAATTAATTGCCTACGGGCTTTATCAATCTGCCAAGGTGGCAACGCCAAAGTTTGCGCCAACTCATAGGATTTAACACTGCGAGATTCACCAGATACTTTTGCAAGCGTGCGAAACGAAGCGGCTAAGGCGCTCACAATCAAAACTGGGTCAGTGCCAGTAGCAAGGGCATTTCTTAAATTAATTATGGCGATAGCTGTATTTCCGTCAAGGGCTGCATCTGCAACATCAAAACCAGTACTTTCAACCCGACCTTGCTGATAGGCGGTGACATCATCTTCATCAATTATCTTCTGAAGCGCCACATCACTTGCCAACTGCGTACAAGCTCCACCTAGCTCGCGCAGATCACTTCCGAGTGAATCAATTAATGCCTGAACTGCAGCTGGGGTTATTTTCCTGCCTAATCGCTTAAACTCTGAGCGAACAAATTCTGATTTTTCACTCTCTTTTTTTATCGCTTCAGCCGAAACAATCTGAGCGCCAGCTTTTTTTATTTTATCAACCAAGGCTTTGCCCTTGACGCCACCTTTGTGCCAAAGGACAAGAGTTACTGACTCATCTTGATTTTCAAGATAATCGATTATTTCATCACCACAATCAGAGTCTAAATCTTGAATCTCTTTGATTACTACAATTCTTTGGTCTCCAAAAAGTGAGGGTGCTAAGGCATCGGTAATGAAGCCAATTTCAATATCCTCAATTGAAATATTAGTAACTTGTGCTGCTGAATTTTCAGCGATTACTTCCGCCACAGCCCGATCAGCGAGCAAACCCTCTGCGCCTTGGATTAAAACTAACCCCACCTAATTTGCCACCATTCTTTTCCAGTAACCCTGATCTTATTAGGTGTGGCAAGTGAAATCCCACCAGAATGATCTGTGCGCCAGACTTGGATTCCCCTGCGCTGCATTTGATCAATGAATTGCCCAGATGGATGCCCATAAGAGTTGTTAATACCAACGCTGATAATCGCAACCTTTGGCATCAGTTGATCCAGCATGGGCAAATATTGGTATGCAGAGCCATGATGCGAAACTTTTAAGTAATCAACTTTTTTCAGATAACCCGAGTTAGTAATCGCCTCTTGAGCTGCCGGTTCAATGTCTCCACCAGCAAAGAGTGAGAACTTATTTGTTTTAATTATTACTGAAACACTGGAGTTGTTAGCAGCAGAGCCATCACCTGGTAGCACCGGCATTGCATCCAGGCTTGATGCCGGCCAAACAACAAATATCTGAGCACCAAAATCTGGGAGCAAATACTCTTCTCCTTGGTTTACCACCTTCACATTTAACCCAGTCAATTGCGCCATCGTAGATTTGTATGAGCCGGCTGGCTCTGAAAGATTTGAAATCCAAACCTGCCCCACCTTTCTATTTTTCAACACCGCCGATACTCCACCGACATGATCAGCATGAAAATGAGTAAGAATTAAAAGTGGAATGGATTTAATACCTAACCTTCGCAAGCAGCGATCAATTTTGATCGGCTCTGGACCCACATCTACCAATATTGCATTCGCGCTGCCAAGGTTTATTACCAAAGCATCACCTTGCCCGACATCGCAATTTACTACCTGCCAACCTTTTCCTGGCCACATTTGTGCTGAGAAAATAACCTGACCAATAAATATGATGAGAATTAGTGCAGTGATCTGTGGCCGCCTTTTGATAACTGCAATAAGTGCTAATAAGAATAGGCAGAGAAATACTCCACTTTGATTAAAAGAAATAATCGGTACATCTGCCATTAGGTTGCTAACAAATACAATCCAGCTAGCAAAAGGTGTAGCTATGGCAAACAAGAGTTGGGCTACTGCCGTTGAAAATGGCGAAAACATCGCAGATATAAAGCCAAGTACAGTGATGGGTGCAATTACCGGTGCCACTAAAATGTTTGCAGGCACTGTCACAAGTGATAGCTGCCCAGATAGCAGCACAATAATCGGTAAACAAAATACTGTTGCACTTACCGGAATAGAAATTCCTTGAGCAATCCATTCGGTACTTACATACCGAGCTAGTTTCTGCTCAATTACTGGTGAAAGTAACAAGATCCCAGCAGTAGCTAGAACTGACAGCACAAAGCCAGGGTCGATAGATTGCAATGGATCTAGCAAAATCAATAAAGTTATCGCAGCTGCAAGTGATGGTATACCTAATGATTTATTACCAAAAAATTTAGCAAGCAGCACCACCGCCGTCATTACCGCTGCTCGCAACACCGATGGAGTTGGCCTGACTAGAAATATGAAGAGCAGAAGGATGAGGAATACAAGTTGCAGTCGGTGCTTCAAGTTTCTAACCACAAATTGCAACAGCCAGAACAAAAAAGAGGCGACAAGTGCAAAGTTAGCACCGC encodes:
- the lepA gene encoding translation elongation factor 4, which translates into the protein MPAISIAKAPQPAATNPEQIRNFCIIAHIDHGKSTLADRMLGITGVVEDRNMRAQYLDRMDIERERGITIKSQAVRLPWRSGIDGKDYILNMIDTPGHVDFTYEVSRSLAACEGAILLVDCAQGIEAQTLANLYLAMENNLTIIPVLNKIDLPAARPEKFAIELANLIGCKPEDCLRVSGKTGEGVVELLDQVVKQLPPPVGDAKAPTRALIFDSVYDSYRGVVTYVRVMDGHLSPRDQIQMYSTGVRHEMLEVGVISPEPVASNGLGVGEVGYLITGVKDVRQSRVGDTVTTYNNPAKVALAGYKDPKPMVFSGLFPLDGAEYPMLREALDKLQLNDAALVFEPESSAALGFGFRCGFLGLLHMEIVRERLEREAGLTLISTAPSVVYNLTLEDGKRLVVTNPSEYPDGKIAEVQEPIVKATILAPSEFIGTIMELCQQRRGIQKGMDYLSEDRIEIRYTLPLAEIVFDFFDQLKSRTRGYASLDYEPIGEEPGDLVKVDILLQGEKVDAFSQIVHRDKAYSYGVKMTEKLKELIPRQQFEVPIQAAIGAKIIARENIRAIRKDVLAKCYGGDITRKRKLLEKQKEGKKRMKMVGRVEVPQEAFIAALTTDSDKVSEKKK
- the rpsT gene encoding 30S ribosomal protein S20; the protein is MANIKSQIKRIRTNNKAQDRNKAYRSALRTAIRRFRDAVSSGDAAKIKTEFKDASRSLDMAVSKGVIHANNAANKKSAMAKLANKAGVR
- the hrcA gene encoding heat-inducible transcriptional repressor HrcA, which codes for MSKTMPGRQLEILKAIVDEYVATEEPVGSKTLAARSGLGVSPATIRNEMAVLEESGLITQPHTSAGRIPTNKGYRVFVDQLAGVKPLSIAERKAIENFLDGATDLDDVISRTVRLLAQVTKQVAVVQYPSLIKANVRHIELVLLNSNRVMIVLITDTGRVEQKMVELVFEITENGLADLHKKVNLLIAKQSLSNVASRLENFSATYRGNDKSNVVIIIATLIEMAIEHPEERVVLAGASNLARSNQDLSNSIHPILEALEEQVVLLRLLSGADSSVKVQIGDEQSEKSLRKTSLVKVGYADIGALGILGPTRMDYAASISAVNAVANYVGSFLTENK
- the holA gene encoding DNA polymerase III subunit delta, whose product is MGLVLIQGAEGLLADRAVAEVIAENSAAQVTNISIEDIEIGFITDALAPSLFGDQRIVVIKEIQDLDSDCGDEIIDYLENQDESVTLVLWHKGGVKGKALVDKIKKAGAQIVSAEAIKKESEKSEFVRSEFKRLGRKITPAAVQALIDSLGSDLRELGGACTQLASDVALQKIIDEDDVTAYQQGRVESTGFDVADAALDGNTAIAIINLRNALATGTDPVLIVSALAASFRTLAKVSGESRSVKSYELAQTLALPPWQIDKARRQLIGWSENAMARAVIAIAGADADIKGAAADPKYALERAIMTVCAAKGSK
- a CDS encoding DNA internalization-related competence protein ComEC/Rec2 encodes the protein MPNIKAVSLIFLFVLLLIYRSKSIAILLVAAIVGITVVGFRQAALNNQLIQSKIGSSVSVEGVIHSDPVFKSGKVNGSFRSNSQYSCLFKVTRIDGAGIDLPLRLKFDTKNKLQIDQMVSMKVKVVKTKERKVAALVIASGEITIIKQPKRLFQLTSEIRKDFRNLAPKTSVGALIPGLVIGDTSLQSEVFTEQMRRVGLSHLTAVSGANFALVASFLFWLLQFVVRNLKHRLQLVFLILLLFIFLVRPTPSVLRAAVMTAVVLLAKFFGNKSLGIPSLAAAITLLILLDPLQSIDPGFVLSVLATAGILLLSPVIEQKLARYVSTEWIAQGISIPVSATVFCLPIIVLLSGQLSLVTVPANILVAPVIAPITVLGFISAMFSPFSTAVAQLLFAIATPFASWIVFVSNLMADVPIISFNQSGVFLCLFLLALIAVIKRRPQITALILIIFIGQVIFSAQMWPGKGWQVVNCDVGQGDALVINLGSANAILVDVGPEPIKIDRCLRRLGIKSIPLLILTHFHADHVGGVSAVLKNRKVGQVWISNLSEPAGSYKSTMAQLTGLNVKVVNQGEEYLLPDFGAQIFVVWPASSLDAMPVLPGDGSAANNSSVSVIIKTNKFSLFAGGDIEPAAQEAITNSGYLKKVDYLKVSHHGSAYQYLPMLDQLMPKVAIISVGINNSYGHPSGQFIDQMQRRGIQVWRTDHSGGISLATPNKIRVTGKEWWQIRWG
- the hemW gene encoding radical SAM family heme chaperone HemW codes for the protein MNLAFYIHIPYCIKRCGYCDFNTYTPGELQISTGLAEVSNSYIDLLIKEIRLARAQVVENTVVPSIFFGGGTPSLMQASDIGRVISAIKSEFNLSLDAEITMECNPDTVSKESLAQFKEVGVNRVSFGMQSAVKHVLETLDRTHNPDNLLQVTTWAQQIGFKEISVDLIYGTPGESICDWQTSIDSALSLPITHISAYALIIEEGTKLAGQIKRGQVQPVDDDLAAEKYLIADRAFTAAGFNWYELSNWAKPNSASKHNLAYWSGDNWWGAGPGAHSHLNGKRFWNVKHPNLYREKLQSDQSPIAGSEFLAQSQIESERLMLSIRLPTGVAKKTLSEQQIFELSEYVGSGHLDQSNWNDGRATLTVDGRLIADRILRKILL